A window of Alkalispirochaeta americana contains these coding sequences:
- the surE gene encoding 5'/3'-nucleotidase SurE: MTVLLTNDDGILSPGLKALEDVFSENHDVWVVAPDGERSGFSNSITLSEPIRCTQVGERSFAISGTPADCVILATLGAIPVMPDLVVSGINIGANLGSDIVYSGTCAGARQAAYKGIPGIAVSLNSFHQPFHFDPVCEFLVSHLSELMNLWDDGHFININVPNLTSYRSVEITTPAVRLYQDRLLPFEPPRGGTYYFVDGRPEQRELEPGTDWYAVEQGNLSVSPIMLNPVNHEAERHYRASGLIKGS, translated from the coding sequence GTGACTGTTCTACTAACCAACGACGATGGCATTCTTAGTCCCGGCCTGAAGGCGCTGGAGGATGTGTTCTCGGAGAACCACGACGTCTGGGTTGTGGCCCCCGATGGGGAGAGGAGCGGCTTTTCCAACAGCATTACCCTCTCGGAACCCATTCGCTGTACCCAGGTGGGGGAGCGCTCCTTCGCGATCAGTGGTACCCCCGCCGATTGTGTCATCCTTGCCACTCTGGGAGCCATTCCTGTCATGCCGGACCTGGTCGTGTCTGGTATAAACATCGGAGCAAATCTGGGGTCGGATATCGTCTATTCCGGAACTTGCGCCGGGGCGAGACAGGCGGCGTACAAGGGCATCCCGGGAATCGCCGTGTCCCTGAACAGTTTTCATCAGCCATTCCACTTCGATCCGGTCTGCGAGTTTCTTGTCAGCCACCTTTCCGAGTTGATGAATCTCTGGGATGACGGCCATTTTATCAACATAAACGTCCCGAACCTTACCTCCTACCGTTCCGTGGAGATAACCACACCGGCGGTGCGGCTCTATCAGGATAGACTCCTGCCCTTCGAGCCTCCTCGGGGAGGCACGTATTACTTTGTGGATGGCCGTCCCGAACAGCGGGAACTGGAGCCGGGAACAGATTGGTATGCCGTTGAGCAGGGGAACCTTTCAGTAAGTCCCATCATGCTGAATCCGGTAAATCATGAGGCCGAACGCCACTACCGGGCAAGCGGACTGATCAAAGGGTCGTGA
- the lnt gene encoding apolipoprotein N-acyltransferase produces MNLLLTLFSAALLTLALPNELFVWGSPFLGLVALIPVFLALYRSSSRNKAALLGVVFGAASTAGANYWLAFFGEFSIWTLGGAMAGYAGYNYLLFTFLFDAIHRGSPRPRSIPGERALAGEGLLPGESWHRPLHLALLWTGYEFLKSVGFLGYPWGLIAYPLSLWTGLAQSAELVGPWGLSFLAAWINAIGAELLLQYRSEGVLVALAKRLRARPFLTRPLDHHVVAAGALVLVLGGFGHYRLATLGPDDHHRSVHILLVQQNIDSWQPGLFSEALLQAQDLTLEALQEHQQTSPEAVDFVLWSETALRRPYRQDDSFYEEVPDQLPFREFLRRLDIPLLTGAPAAAGEGQEPEDYHNSAILISPEGTLLASYGKQQLVPFAESIPFWHVPAVQRFFRTVVGLYGTWVPGGSSAPVKIPAGDTILLAGLPICFEDAFGWVPREMVLEGAEILINLTNNSWSRQDSAQTQHYLAARLRTIELRRPLVRGTNSGLTAVINRRGEMAQAMPMFESNAAVFSVPIPPGEWTLYQAIGDLLGKAAVACAALVLFLREKSGKPERQ; encoded by the coding sequence GTGAATCTTCTACTGACACTTTTTTCGGCGGCCCTGCTCACGCTGGCGCTCCCGAACGAGCTTTTTGTCTGGGGCAGTCCGTTCCTGGGCCTGGTGGCGCTGATTCCGGTCTTTCTTGCCCTCTACCGGAGCAGCTCCCGCAACAAAGCGGCTCTCCTGGGCGTCGTCTTTGGCGCAGCGAGTACCGCCGGGGCCAACTACTGGCTTGCCTTCTTTGGCGAGTTCTCCATCTGGACTCTGGGTGGAGCCATGGCGGGTTACGCAGGGTATAACTATCTGCTTTTCACCTTTCTCTTCGATGCGATCCACCGGGGGTCGCCCCGGCCCCGATCGATCCCGGGAGAGAGAGCCCTGGCAGGAGAGGGGCTCCTCCCAGGGGAGAGCTGGCACAGACCGCTTCATCTGGCGCTTCTCTGGACCGGTTACGAGTTTCTCAAATCAGTTGGCTTCCTGGGATATCCCTGGGGGCTCATCGCCTACCCTCTCTCGCTCTGGACCGGCCTGGCACAAAGCGCAGAACTGGTTGGCCCCTGGGGGCTCTCCTTTCTTGCAGCCTGGATAAATGCAATTGGCGCGGAATTGCTGTTGCAATACCGGAGTGAGGGGGTCCTGGTTGCCCTGGCAAAGCGCCTGCGGGCCAGACCATTTCTGACCAGACCCCTGGACCACCACGTGGTCGCTGCGGGAGCACTCGTGCTGGTTCTGGGGGGATTCGGCCACTATCGACTGGCCACCCTGGGCCCTGACGATCATCATCGGAGCGTTCACATCCTCCTGGTGCAACAAAATATCGACAGCTGGCAACCGGGGCTTTTTTCTGAAGCGCTCCTGCAGGCTCAGGATCTTACCCTGGAGGCGCTCCAGGAACATCAGCAAACATCCCCGGAGGCTGTTGATTTTGTCTTGTGGAGCGAAACGGCCCTGCGCCGTCCCTACCGGCAAGATGACTCGTTCTACGAGGAGGTGCCCGATCAACTTCCCTTCCGCGAGTTCCTTCGGCGCCTGGATATTCCCTTGCTTACAGGAGCTCCTGCGGCAGCAGGGGAAGGACAAGAACCAGAGGACTATCACAACAGCGCTATTCTGATCTCTCCCGAGGGGACTCTTCTGGCCTCCTACGGAAAGCAACAACTTGTGCCCTTTGCCGAATCAATCCCGTTCTGGCACGTTCCGGCGGTCCAGCGTTTTTTTCGAACCGTGGTGGGACTCTACGGCACATGGGTTCCTGGAGGAAGCAGTGCCCCCGTCAAGATTCCCGCAGGAGACACGATCCTTCTGGCGGGGTTACCGATCTGTTTTGAAGATGCCTTCGGGTGGGTTCCGCGAGAGATGGTCCTTGAGGGAGCCGAGATCCTGATTAATCTGACCAATAATTCCTGGAGCCGCCAGGATTCTGCCCAGACCCAGCATTACCTGGCAGCCCGGTTGCGCACGATCGAACTGCGCAGACCCCTTGTCAGGGGGACCAACAGCGGCCTCACAGCAGTGATAAACCGGCGAGGAGAAATGGCGCAGGCCATGCCCATGTTCGAGAGCAACGCCGCTGTCTTCTCCGTCCCCATCCCCCCCGGGGAGTGGACTCTCTACCAGGCGATCGGTGATCTCCTGGGAAAAGCTGCCGTGGCCTGCGCTGCGCTGGTCCTGTTCCTCCGGGAAAAATCGGGAAAACCCGAAAGGCAATAG
- the rho gene encoding transcription termination factor Rho: MSDNDEQQALSPREETNGDDLEQSRNQSKSESPKVRAPRRPPVKKKRVRVALVKDGDTGGDRAAGRDSGDAGQNGRMPSGTNGQGNEGNVDFSHPRDEKSLSINELTMMNMKLLRDLAEEMGIAPDNLPALKKQEVIFAILKAHTERNGTIFAYGSLEILPDGYGFLRSPQHSYLSGPDDIYISPSQIRLFNLKTGDTVYGQIRPPKEGERFFAMLRVETVNFDHPSVAQTRIPFDNLTPLYPDARLDMETRSGDSSTRMINLFCPIGKGQRGLIVSPPRTGKTVLLQKIANAITENHPEAYLIVLLIDERPEEVTDMQRNVKAEVIASTFDEQAQRHVQVAEMVLEKSRRLVEHGKDVVILLDSITRLARAYNQTVPTSGKILSGGVDSNALHKPKRFFGAARNIEDGGSLTVVATALIETGSRMDEVIFEEFKGTGNMEIILDRRLADRRIFPAINVKKSGTRREDLLLTEEELRKMWVLRKVISPMDDLEVLELLIDRMNKTKNNSDFLQSMNTSGAD; encoded by the coding sequence ATGTCAGATAACGACGAACAGCAAGCACTTTCTCCCAGAGAAGAAACAAACGGTGACGATCTTGAGCAATCTCGGAATCAGTCAAAATCGGAATCACCCAAGGTGCGGGCACCACGGCGCCCTCCTGTAAAGAAAAAGCGGGTCCGAGTAGCCCTCGTGAAAGATGGTGACACCGGTGGAGATCGGGCCGCAGGGCGTGATTCCGGTGACGCCGGACAAAACGGCCGGATGCCTTCGGGGACAAACGGACAAGGCAATGAAGGGAACGTCGATTTCTCTCATCCCCGCGACGAGAAGAGCCTGAGCATAAATGAGCTCACCATGATGAACATGAAGCTCCTTCGCGATCTGGCTGAGGAAATGGGAATAGCTCCCGATAATTTGCCTGCCTTGAAAAAGCAGGAGGTTATCTTTGCCATCCTGAAGGCTCATACCGAACGGAACGGGACAATTTTTGCCTATGGGTCCCTGGAGATTCTCCCCGACGGATACGGTTTCCTTCGCAGTCCTCAGCACTCGTACCTTTCCGGTCCCGACGATATCTACATATCGCCGTCGCAGATTCGCCTCTTTAACCTGAAGACCGGGGACACCGTATACGGTCAGATACGCCCTCCAAAAGAGGGTGAGCGGTTCTTTGCCATGCTCCGTGTGGAAACGGTGAACTTTGACCACCCCTCGGTTGCCCAGACCAGGATACCTTTTGACAACCTGACCCCCCTCTATCCCGACGCACGCCTCGATATGGAAACCCGGTCGGGTGACAGCTCAACGCGCATGATCAACCTCTTTTGTCCCATCGGAAAGGGCCAGCGAGGACTGATCGTTTCTCCTCCCCGAACGGGAAAGACGGTGTTGCTGCAAAAGATCGCCAACGCGATCACAGAGAACCATCCCGAAGCATACCTTATTGTTTTGCTGATCGATGAACGTCCCGAAGAGGTGACGGACATGCAGCGCAACGTAAAGGCCGAGGTGATTGCCTCAACCTTCGATGAGCAGGCCCAGCGTCATGTCCAGGTTGCCGAGATGGTTCTGGAGAAAAGCCGGCGTCTGGTCGAACACGGAAAGGATGTGGTTATCCTTCTGGACTCGATAACCCGTCTTGCCCGGGCTTACAACCAGACCGTGCCGACCTCGGGAAAGATTCTCTCGGGAGGTGTCGACTCCAACGCCCTGCATAAGCCAAAACGCTTCTTTGGAGCGGCCCGGAACATCGAGGATGGCGGAAGCCTCACGGTGGTTGCCACAGCCTTGATCGAGACGGGCAGCCGCATGGACGAGGTCATTTTTGAGGAGTTCAAGGGCACGGGTAACATGGAGATTATCCTGGACCGGCGCCTGGCAGACCGGCGTATTTTCCCTGCGATAAACGTGAAGAAATCCGGCACCCGTCGGGAAGACCTTCTCCTTACCGAGGAAGAGCTCCGGAAAATGTGGGTTCTGCGTAAAGTGATAAGTCCCATGGATGACCTGGAAGTCCTGGAGTTGCTCATTGACAGGATGAACAAAACCAAGAATAATAGCGACTTCCTTCAGTCGATGAATACATCAGGTGCTGATTGA
- a CDS encoding type B 50S ribosomal protein L31: protein MRDIHPNYRDVVFKDTASGTMFLTRSTVQTNQTVKYDDGQEYPLYEVEISSASHPFYTGKQKLVDTAGRVERFRKMYNIKS from the coding sequence ATGAGAGATATACACCCTAATTACCGAGATGTTGTCTTCAAGGACACCGCCAGTGGAACAATGTTCCTTACCCGTTCCACGGTACAGACAAACCAGACTGTGAAGTATGACGATGGCCAGGAATATCCCCTCTACGAGGTGGAAATCTCCAGCGCTTCTCATCCCTTTTACACAGGAAAGCAGAAGCTGGTTGATACGGCTGGGCGTGTCGAGCGGTTCCGGAAGATGTACAACATCAAGAGCTGA
- a CDS encoding tetratricopeptide repeat protein → MNEGIRLYQQGKYRAALDHFLEIAVEPAQESLLSYYLGLCYTHLGKYDEALLYLEQVVGSDIGFLHIYQARMIMGYAYAVTGRYRLAEFELNRLLEDGYESAKVYAALAYAIYAQGKTAPAIAHLEKALRIDPENANALNSLGFILAENNIQIETAREYCLRALQRYPENPAYLDSLAMVYRRSGNLQQAKELYERAVRLSRGMREIVDHYKDLLRSAGVKI, encoded by the coding sequence ATGAACGAGGGGATACGCCTCTACCAGCAAGGAAAGTATCGCGCCGCGCTGGATCATTTCCTGGAAATCGCCGTGGAACCGGCTCAGGAGTCGCTCCTGAGTTACTATTTGGGATTGTGTTATACTCACCTGGGGAAGTACGACGAAGCTCTTTTATACCTGGAGCAGGTGGTCGGGTCTGATATTGGATTCCTCCATATCTATCAAGCCCGAATGATTATGGGCTACGCCTACGCAGTAACGGGGCGATACCGCCTGGCGGAGTTCGAGTTGAACCGTCTCCTGGAGGACGGGTACGAATCTGCAAAAGTGTACGCTGCCCTGGCCTACGCCATCTACGCCCAAGGTAAAACGGCTCCGGCGATCGCTCATCTGGAGAAGGCCCTTCGGATCGATCCCGAGAACGCCAACGCCTTGAACTCGCTGGGGTTCATTCTGGCGGAGAACAACATTCAGATCGAGACCGCCCGGGAATACTGCCTTCGGGCTCTTCAGCGTTATCCTGAAAACCCGGCCTATCTGGACTCTTTGGCCATGGTCTATCGTCGATCGGGAAACCTGCAGCAAGCCAAGGAGCTCTACGAACGGGCAGTGCGTCTCTCCCGAGGTATGAGAGAGATCGTGGATCACTATAAGGATCTGCTCCGTTCTGCGGGGGTGAAAATATGA